The genomic DNA ACCGCAGCCTGGGCTGGCGGGATGTGCATGAGGGTCAGGTAAATGTCTTCTTTTGCCGTGAAGAAGTTCGAGACGAAATCAAGTCCCGCTCCGGCTTTGGAGTGTTTGGAGAGAGCGAGTAGCAGATGGCGGTCCAGTGGGGCTTTGCTGCTTTCCGTCTCCTGACGGGAAGGGGAGAGCCCTTCAGTCATGACATAGCCTGAAATGGAATCGGAAGTATCTGAGCTCATAATGAATCTCCCTACTTTTTAAATAACAGATGTCGGGAATTACTCAATAGGATTTTCATTTCAAATTCAGAGAAGTGAAATGAGGAGCAACAAATGGATAATGCAGGTTTTTTCGAGGAAAATAATACCCTTTGCTTCTGGGGCAGGTAGTATTGATTAATAAGGAGAAAATCATGAATGAAGATCTCAGGGACCTTGTTCATTATTATCTTCCGAAGTTTCCGATTCAGCGTCTGGGACGATTGGTCACTGACACGACCGATTTTACGTCCATTGATTACGGTGATGTCATCCGTTTGGGAGACAGGCACTATATGGTGCTGCGTGATGAAGCTGAACGGCGGTTCGGGCTTGAGGATTTCAAGTTCTGGGTGAAGCGGTGCAAGTGCCTTGAAACGGGCGAGTCAGCCATTTTGAAGCTGGTCTTTCACGAAGAGTTCACACAGCAGATCGGCCCCATGTCGTTTCGGAGTTTTCGGAGCGAAGCCAAGGAAGCCCGCATTCTCGATCTCGTGAAGGACGATCCTCGTTTCATGCATGGTTTTTCCCTGTACGACGAAGCGGAAAATCTGGTCCGGGTCCTTGAAGTCATCCGGGGCAAGCGGCTGGACGTGGTCATCGACAACCTGCCGGGTGATCATCTTGAATACTTTGAAACGCGGCTGCGGGACATGCTTGAGCTGTTCATTGTCGCGTGCGAGGCGATCGGTTTTCTGCATGCCAATGGAGAGAGGCATGGCGATGTCAGGCGTGACCACATCTGGGTTGAAACCAAAACAGGCTCGGTGCGCTGGATCGATTTCGATTATGCCTATGAAGCGCATGCCAACCCGTTTGCCCTTGATCTTTTCGGACTGGGCAACGCGCTGCTCTTCGTGGTTGGCAAGCAGATTTACACCCCGCCGCTTTTTCAGGACATGGAAGGTGCGGATTCCATCGCTCCCGGTGACTTTTCAGTGGTTATCAGAAATCGTCTGGTGAATCTGCGGCGTCTATTCCCATATGTCCCCAAGAACCTGAACAACGTACTTATGCATTTTTCCGCAGGAGCCGAGGTCTATTACGACTCGGTGGACGAATTCCTGGATGATCTCCGCCCATGCCTTGAGTATCTGCCCAAGGCGTGAACAAGGCCTTGAGTTGAGGGCGGCTTTGGCGAATGGCTGTTCAATTTGCGAAAGGAGGAAGGGTATGAACTTCAAGAAAATATTGCTGGCTGTGGATGCGAGTGAGAATGCCATGCGTGCCGTGGAATATGTCGGTGCCATCGTCGGGGGCGGTTCCGGTTTTGAAGTGCAGTTGCTGTGCATTGAACGGTTGCCCCATCGTGACCTTTTTCCGGATGAAGAAGAGTGGAAGACTGCCTGCGAAATGACACGTTCCGAAATGAAGGCGTTTTTTGACAAAACCCGTAGCCGGTTGGTTGAACTGGATGTTTCCGATTCGGTGATTTCCGAACAATACGTGTCGAGCTGTTTTTCCCCGTTCCAGAATGGTGTGCGCCAGTGCAGTCGAGGCACCAGTATCGCCCTTGAAATCATGGACGCTCTCAAGGCGGGCGGTTTCGGTACCGTCGTCATCGGGCGGCGCGGCGTGTCCAAGGCCGAGGAGTTCCTGTTCGGATCGGTATCGAACAAGATTATCCATTCCGCCAAGGACTGCACTGTGTGGGTGGTTTCATAGACCTTCCTTGTGTCGGGTATTTTGGACGGGAGTGGTGAAAACAGCGCAGAAGGAGATGGGCGGCCATGAATACCGTGCGCGAATTGGTCGAACAGTTTCAGCCCGGATTGCGGTTGCATGATTATGGACGAATTTACATGGATACGTCCGAGTTCATGTCCATAGATTCCGGAGACGTTATTGCTGTTGGCGGGAAGCATTATCTGGTCTACCGGGATGCTGTTGAGCAGGGATTGGCATACAAGGACGTAAAATACTGGGTGAAGAAATGCATGGAGCTTGAGAGCGGCGAGACCAAGCTGCTCAAGCTGGTTTTTCACGAAAGTTTCTATCTGGAATATGGTTGCGTGAAGATAAAGTGTTACAGGAGTCCGCAGAAAGAGGCGCGTATGCTGGACCTCGTTCGCGGCGACACCCGTTTCATGCAGGGGCGCTCTGTCAAGGATGAGGCGGGCAACAGAATCCGCATCATTGATTTCATTCAGGGAAAGCGTATCGACAATGTAGTCGCCGGGATCAAGGCGGATCATGAAACGTATTTTCATGAGCACTATCCGGATATCCTCGGGAAATTCATCGGAGCCTGCGAGGCCGTCGCCTTTTTACATGAACAGGGCGAACGTCATGGCGACATCAATTTCGATCACCTTATGAAGGAATATTCCACCGGCGCATACCGCTGGATTGATTTTGATTATGCCTATGAAGCGCACGCCAATCCATTTGGTCTCGACCTCTTCGGGCTGGGACGGATTTTGGCCTGCATAACAGGCAAGTGGCTGTATACCCGGCATACCCTGCACGATCTGCATGTGGATATCGGCCCTTCCGATCTGACATCCGGCGATTTTTCGTGCGTCTACAAGAATGAAATCATGAATCTGAAGAAGCTGTTCCCGTATATTCCGACCAAGCTTAACAACATTCTGCTTCACTTCGCAGAAAGTGCGAACATCACCTACGACACGGTCGGTAGTTTCATTGAGAGTCTGGAGGAGTATCGTCTGGTGAATTGAGTCAGGATATGCAGAAGGTTTTTGACGAATTGTTCCCCCGTCTTTTCTGAAGAACTCTATTCATATGGAAATAATAATGCAGACATGCGAAGATCATTGCTACGTTTGCGGTATGAGTAAAATTCTGTGTCCCATGGCATATGGGCGTATCATTTACTTTCTATTCGCTGCTTTTGCGCTGAGTGCATTTGTGTCGGGAATGCCACTGGATGCCCGTGCCGAAAGGTTGACGTTTGAGATGCTTGCTCCGCCTTATAGACAGGCTGAAGCAGAAGAGATTGCACGTCAACTGGAAGAGATCGGCATTCGGGTGCATGTGCAGATTCTTCACAAGTCCGAACTGAGGCGAACGGTCAAGGACGGATACAGGGATGCGTACCTGACAGATTGGGGGAGTGCATTCTTTTCCCCGTTCGATCTTGCCATTCCCAAACTGTCGAGCAGTGGGCGCGGCAACTGTTCGTTCTATGCCAACAAACGGGTCGATATACTCATGAAGGAGGCCTCGATATCGGCCAATCCTACAGTACGATCCATGCTGTATCGTCGGGTGCAGGAAATAGTGTGGAGACAGGCCCCATGGGTGTTCGGTTTTACTCTTCCTCGCTTTGACGCAGTCCGGAAAAGGGTTGCCGGATATACGCCGTCAATGGATGGCTCCCTTGATCTGTACCGGGTTGATTCAGGCAACGGCGGTGTCCTCGTGGTGGGGTTGAATCTGGACAAGGTGCAGGGCTTCGACCCCGGCAATCATCGAAGCAGGGGGACGGAGGCTGTTCTGCGCTGCATCTTCGAAGGACTCGTCGGCAGATCGGCAGAAGGTAAAGTCGTTCCTCTTCTTGCCAAGTCCTGGCGTCTTATCGGCGACAGGACCTATGAGTTTTCCCTGAGAAAAAATGTTGTTTTTCATGACGGCACTCCCTGTACCGCCAAGGATGTGGAATTCACTTTTCAGAGGATTCTTAATCCGTTCGGGATTTCCGGGAAGCAAAGTCCAAGAAGTAATCTGCTGGGGCCACTGTCTACCATTGTCGTCGTTGACGATTATACGGTTCGTCTGATTTTGAAAAAACCGTTTCCCGTGTTTTTGCAGTCACTGGTGCACTTTCAGATCGTACCCAAGGCGTATGTGCAAAAGAAAGGGGCTGCCGGTTTATCCCGGAAGCCGGTAGGGACCGGACCGTTTCAGATGGTTCATGAGGTTCCGGGTGAACAGGTGACCTTGAAGCCTTTCGCTGATTATTGGGACGGCGAGGCAGTGCCCCAACGAGTTGTCCTCAACCTGTTCCCTCATCCTGAGGAACGCATGGAAGCCCTTGCTTCCGGCAAGGCGGATATAATCCAGGCCATACCGCTGGCGCAGGCAAAAGAAGCCGAGGCGCTGGGTGAGTATGCGCTCATGTCCGTAGAGGGTACTCGTTCCTGCCAGATTGAACTGAACAATAAGAAAGATCCTTTTGACGACATCCGCGTGAGGAAAGCTTTGAATTTCGCCATAGACTGGAACAGGGTGTTTAGCCGTGTCTACGGTGGGTATGGTGAACGGCTGGCAACATGCTTTTTGCCAAGCGGTTTCGGTTTTGATTACGAGCTTCAGCCGTATCCTTATGATCCCGAACTAGCGCGCAGTTTGTTGTTCAGTGCCGGTTACGACGTCGAGAGCGGAGATAGTCAATGAGTACGAACTGTTACGTAAGACGATGCAAGGCGTTGTGTCTGGTATTGTGCCTTTTGCCCTTGCTGCTCCTTGGCGCAAGGGCGGAGGGGAGTGAGCGTCCTCAGAAGATTGTTGTCGCGGCTGGAAATGACAGTGCGCCGTTTTACTTTTTGAACAAGGAGGGGGAGCCTGAGGGGTGGATGGTCGACCTTTGGAAAGTATGGTCTGAAAAAACAGGGATAGATGTCGAATTCCGATTGGATAGTTTCGGCAATTCTCTCGATCTGGTGCGAAAGGGCGAAGCCGATGCCCACGCAGGTTGTTTTTACAGTAAGGAACGGGATGCTTTCATGGACTATGTCCTCCCGTTGACTGATGTTCAGACACATTTCTTTTACAGCATGAAGATTCAAGGTCTGAAATCGCTCCAGAATCTTCGTGGATTCAACATAGGCATCATCAAGGGCGACTATGCCATGGAGGTTCTTGAACGGGAATTGCCGGGTGCATCGATTTCCGTTTTTGACAACAATAAAGAACTGTTTGAAGCCGTGGAAAATGGTGATGTTAAGGTCTTTGTGAAAGACACCCTGATCGCCTTGAAGACCCTCAGCGATCGAGGGTTGATGGATGAGTATTCCTATATACCGGAACAGCCGTTGTATTCGAAACCATTTCTGGCGACAGTCCGCGAGGGACAAGAGGGGCTGGCTGAGATCGTTTTGGATGGGATGAAGCAGATTTCGCAGCAGGAGAAGATGGAGATCGAAGCGAAATGGTCCGGCAAGGTTTTGGCCGGTGTCAGTGATAAACTGGTCATCAGTTGCATGAATGATTATCCGCCATTTACTACACTGACCAAATATGGTGAACCGGCTGGACTTCTCGTGGACCTGTGGAGGCTTTGGGCAGAACGAACCGGCACGGATATCGAGTTCCGTTTCGGA from uncultured Pseudodesulfovibrio sp. includes the following:
- a CDS encoding serine/threonine protein kinase, giving the protein MNEDLRDLVHYYLPKFPIQRLGRLVTDTTDFTSIDYGDVIRLGDRHYMVLRDEAERRFGLEDFKFWVKRCKCLETGESAILKLVFHEEFTQQIGPMSFRSFRSEAKEARILDLVKDDPRFMHGFSLYDEAENLVRVLEVIRGKRLDVVIDNLPGDHLEYFETRLRDMLELFIVACEAIGFLHANGERHGDVRRDHIWVETKTGSVRWIDFDYAYEAHANPFALDLFGLGNALLFVVGKQIYTPPLFQDMEGADSIAPGDFSVVIRNRLVNLRRLFPYVPKNLNNVLMHFSAGAEVYYDSVDEFLDDLRPCLEYLPKA
- a CDS encoding universal stress protein gives rise to the protein MNFKKILLAVDASENAMRAVEYVGAIVGGGSGFEVQLLCIERLPHRDLFPDEEEWKTACEMTRSEMKAFFDKTRSRLVELDVSDSVISEQYVSSCFSPFQNGVRQCSRGTSIALEIMDALKAGGFGTVVIGRRGVSKAEEFLFGSVSNKIIHSAKDCTVWVVS
- a CDS encoding serine/threonine protein kinase, with amino-acid sequence MNTVRELVEQFQPGLRLHDYGRIYMDTSEFMSIDSGDVIAVGGKHYLVYRDAVEQGLAYKDVKYWVKKCMELESGETKLLKLVFHESFYLEYGCVKIKCYRSPQKEARMLDLVRGDTRFMQGRSVKDEAGNRIRIIDFIQGKRIDNVVAGIKADHETYFHEHYPDILGKFIGACEAVAFLHEQGERHGDINFDHLMKEYSTGAYRWIDFDYAYEAHANPFGLDLFGLGRILACITGKWLYTRHTLHDLHVDIGPSDLTSGDFSCVYKNEIMNLKKLFPYIPTKLNNILLHFAESANITYDTVGSFIESLEEYRLVN
- a CDS encoding ABC transporter substrate-binding protein, producing the protein MSKILCPMAYGRIIYFLFAAFALSAFVSGMPLDARAERLTFEMLAPPYRQAEAEEIARQLEEIGIRVHVQILHKSELRRTVKDGYRDAYLTDWGSAFFSPFDLAIPKLSSSGRGNCSFYANKRVDILMKEASISANPTVRSMLYRRVQEIVWRQAPWVFGFTLPRFDAVRKRVAGYTPSMDGSLDLYRVDSGNGGVLVVGLNLDKVQGFDPGNHRSRGTEAVLRCIFEGLVGRSAEGKVVPLLAKSWRLIGDRTYEFSLRKNVVFHDGTPCTAKDVEFTFQRILNPFGISGKQSPRSNLLGPLSTIVVVDDYTVRLILKKPFPVFLQSLVHFQIVPKAYVQKKGAAGLSRKPVGTGPFQMVHEVPGEQVTLKPFADYWDGEAVPQRVVLNLFPHPEERMEALASGKADIIQAIPLAQAKEAEALGEYALMSVEGTRSCQIELNNKKDPFDDIRVRKALNFAIDWNRVFSRVYGGYGERLATCFLPSGFGFDYELQPYPYDPELARSLLFSAGYDVESGDSQ